Part of the Aptenodytes patagonicus chromosome 14, bAptPat1.pri.cur, whole genome shotgun sequence genome, ATGTCACCTTGCTGTCCTGCTCAGCAGAGGAGTCAGGGTCATTTGCATGTAAAGAAGAAAGGACCTGCTTGTCCCCCTGGGGCGGGGCAGGAAAGCGGTGATACAAGTTTTGTGGATAGGCTGAGAAACTTGGCTACAGGTTCTGCAAAGCCAGTCCAAAGTATCAGAccagcatttgcaaaaaaaagaggtttctttAGTCCCATTCAGATCCCCAGGTTGTCTTTTTATACACAtgcaggtgcaggcagcagctcacAAGGTTTGCACCTCCCTGCAGATGCCCCAAAGCAGTCAAAGCCCCAGACATTTTTCTTCAGGGCAAAGCTGGCTTGAGGAGTCCTGCCCCACTCTTAACCCCCTACTTTGACCCCATTGCTCCCCCATCAGCCGGGTTGCTGCAGGTCTTCGGTGGTGGCACAGCCCAACAGACCTCTGTGTCAGAGCAGCTGAGGGGAAGAGGAGCATGGTGGAAAGGAGAGGGGGAGCTTCTGAAGGCAGCTTCACTGCTGAAAAATGTATGAGGAGCTCTGTCACCAGCCAGGCTGCAGGTGCATTTCGAGAGGCCTCTTTGGAAATGTGATTTTGTGTTTGTCATATGAAGATTTCGACTGGCAGCTTTTAAGCTTGGAAAAGCGACCAGCTCTGTTGCAGCTTGGAAGGTCAGAAGAGGCTCTTGCATCTGCCTAATCTTACCTCCTATCACACAGTACAAACAAGCAAGCCCAGACACTTCTGCATCGCTTAGGGAGCCACCCAATTTTAATTGAATGGCTTAAAGTAAGGGGGCCGTGACTCACCGTTGTCTCCCCCATACACCAACACCAGCCCAGTGAATTAAGAGTTCCTGCTAATTACCAGAGGTCCCGGTGATTAAGTGCAAACTGTGGCCCCAAGTGTTTGCAAATTCACTGTCCAGTGCCCTCATACAAAGAGGAGCCCTTTTATAGCCAAAGAAATCAGCACCCCATGACTGGTCATTCCCATCTGCCTTGTACAGGAATCTTGACCAACATGTTCATGGAAGTCGGCATCTGTATTCAAACCTGGAGAACAGCGGAGAAGGAGCCTTCATGCTGGATTTGTCAGCAAGACATAGACATCCTGGCTGCAATGTTCATGGCGAGagacaaaaatttttaaaaaaggaatagcaaatatattatatatatatatacatacatacatatatatatatatataaacaggaaacaaaatgcatCCTTGCACTGCTGCTATATGCTGGAAATGAAtagcaaacaccaccaccaacaaaGCCAACCCTCTGCAGATAAATTGAAGAATTTACTGGATTGGTGATaaagtaagatttaaaaaatcataataataacaacaataacattGTTAACAATACAATAAGCCACCATCTTGCATGTTACATTAAAGGATACACAATCATGAGTTCATTTGTTGCACactgaatggaaaggaaaactgctttgcaacaaagcaagaaataagcaaactgaaataaaaaaacacaagcagaagcaaaaccattccccacctctggaaagaagagagaaaaacattgaATTTATTACCTTAGAGTTATTTTCTGATTCGCAAGTGTCATTTCGCCCTTCTCCTTATTCCATGCTGGTTCTTTTGCATCTTTTGGAGTTCTGTTAACTCTTCCCCTTCCGTTCCTTATCTTCTTCTCTGTGCACTTGTCCAACCTCTTGTTCTCTGAAGGTATTTAACAATggatttcaaacaaaacaaatgataTGTATATGGTTTCTCATTTATAAAAAAGCAGCCTGTAGGGGTTTCATATGGATGTGCATTTAAGTTatgtatattattatatataacaaggggggagggagggaacaatACTGAAATAATTCAACAGTGCTGGTAAATATGATGAcgacatttttaaattattaactcTTTGATTGACTGTGGTTGGTGTATTTTGAGACTCTTAGATCACACGTGGGACTCTCAGTCCTGCGAGAATGGGGAAGGTTTCAGCCGCTGCTGTtctggggggggaaggggagagggtgAGAGACGGGAGATGTCCCACCGGCTGATCTGCAGTGTATGGTGTTTGGATTTGGAGGGTCAGTGGTGACTtggaggggcagggaaggaggttGAGGCTGCGGCTCTGGCAGCTGTAGGCAGGATCATCTCCCCGGCCCCCACCCAGAGCCACGGGAGTCAGCTGGGAGCAAGGTGGCAGCTGCAGGACTGCATTCATCACTCCTCTCCAGCCCTCTGAGCCATGCCGGTGGTTGGGgtagttttgctttgtttctggatCCCAGTAATGAAGTTACTTGAGCTCTGTAGTAGGGTGGAAGGCGGAGGGGTTGTTTCTGCCCTGCCTCCCCTGCTGCCCAGGGTGTGATGGCAAGGGCAGCCCGAGGCGCTGCGGGCTGGTGACAGCAATGGTGGGGCGATGGCAGTCCTTCCCCTGAcctgcctggggatgggcagTGGAGAGACACTGCTGTCTCCATCACTGCAGAgtgtccccagcaccccaggCTGGACGAGAGAGTCCAGGCCCTCTGCATAAGAAGGCGCGTGTCGAGGAGATGTCAGTGGAGCTGCCTTCCCCCAACTCATCCCAGCTCGGCCTTTAGCCACAGGCTTCCTCTACGGCTGCCTTTGGAAGGGGATCATGGGCCAAGCCCAGGGCCTCGTACACTGTGAACCAGGCAGTTAGGGTAGACTTGGAAccaaaatcagaaaggaaaagaaatacaggttTCCTTCTTGGAATCGTCTCTAGCTCCTGCGGACACACAAGGGCCCACAATTCTGCACCATTTTGCCTTTAGTCTCCCAGCCCTCACAGAGACTGTGCCCAGAAATAGGTGTGTTTTGCCAGGTCCTGCAATGGCTCGGAGGATGACAGCAAGCAAGAGAGCCTGTGCCGTGAGGATGTTGTGGGCAGACCCCGCTCACCGCCTTTGCTGTCCTAGGAGAGAGACTGTTCCCCGGCAGCTGCGGTTCACCAGTTGCTTGCTAGTATGTCCCTGTGAAGTCTGTTCTCCTTCTGGCAGAGAGGTTTCTCCTGCAGGCGTGAAAGGCATGAGCACAGGCTGCTTGGGAAgcagacagagctgctggctAGCAACAGTGCTGCCAGGTCATGAGGGTCTCCCCAGCTTCCATCCAAGCGCCTTCAGCTACCTTTAGAGACCAGACCCCTAACCAAAAAAGAGTTAAGGCAGTTGCAAAGAGGCTACTCTtcgctcttttcttttttcaatacaTCCAAACCAGCTGTAATCAGCAGTGGCACTTTCAGAGAGGCGGGGTGGCGGAGGACTTGTGGTCTGCACACGGTGCTGGTGTTCATCAGCGTGTTTCATACTCAGAGGAGCCCACCTGGCTTGGACACCTTTACAACCCACCAGAGGCTACTGTGAAACTAGATACTTGCTTTTGACATTGTGTACGGTTATAAAATCGAAGGTTACTGTTAAAATTAGTGGCCTTACAGAGTTAGACTTGATGTGCGCTTGGACTGAAATGAGTTACGTTTGGAGTGAGCAGATCCAGTCCCTGGCTTCCGCAGCGTGTTTAATGGATGGCAgtgtttaaaaactttaaaaaaaaaaaagaaaaaaaggaaagaaaaaagctcagtGCTTGTTCGCCTGGCGAGGTGTGGGTTTCTGCTGCTCAGCAACTGAGGCCCCCCCCAGCCTACCCATCACCTTGCTCCATTTCAGATAGCCGATCACTGCTTGTTTTCTTCCAGGGGCCTTTCTGTTGAAAGGGGTGGGAGACACGAGTGCCTGTTTTTACCTGATCCCACAAATTCATTCCAAACCTGGCCTGCGATTGCATGAGTAATAACAACAGTaacaataatatttatttttatttgagaagCACCTTACCAACCAACTGCAAAGCTCTGTTGTTCTTTCACTaactctccttttctcttcccttgttctccctctccccccttcGGTCATACTCCTTTTCAGTGCTCGGTGGTGTATGCGTGTGTGCTCACTGTTCTTGTATtcaataaaagtgaaataaatgtgtttgacGCTAAATCAGCTGGGGGCCTCAGTGGACTCTTTCCTACCAAGAGGATGGAGAAGTGAAGGGGGGACCTTGCAACCAGGGTCTCTGCACATGGAAATACTGGACTCTGCTCTGTCTAAAGCGAAGATGACGCCAGGTTGGGTATTGCGGCTGGTGGAGCTGGGAGCAGCTTCACGCAGCGACTGCCAACCCTCGTACACACGTGTGGGGCAGCGAAGGTGGTTGTGAGGATGCTCAAAACGCAGAGAGGAGGTGGCAGCTGTCCCTGAGGAGCCTGACTCTCTCTCTCATCCTGGGAGGGAGGACGTGGTGCTGTGAGAGCACCTGTCCTGCTGCGGGGTCTTGTGTACCTGTTTCGCTGCGAGGGTCTCCGTGTGTCTGTCCTGCTGTGGGGCTCTCGGTCCCCGGCCGGGAGGACTGGGGGCCCAGGGGAATGGCTGCCAGCTGGGGGGCCTGGGGGAGTGAGACCGTCTTTGGGGGCCGTTGGGTCAGAGCAGAGCAGCCGCCAGCCACGGAGGGCCCTGAGAGGGCAAAGGGGAACAACTGCTGGGTTTGGGGTCTTGGGAGTCAGGGGGgatgagcggggggggggggcaggggaccCCTGCCCGCTGGGGACCGTGGGCACGACCGCCTGCAGCGAGGGCCCGGGGCCCGGGGCCCCCACCTCGGGCCCTGGGCGGGGCCGGACAGTgccggcggctccccccgccggccgcgggcggCAGGCGGCCGTGCCCGGAACCGCCGTGCCCGGAACCGCCGTGCCCGGAaccgccgcgccgcccgggcgCTTTTCGGCGAGGACCGggcgggctcggcggcggcgcggcggttCCGGGCGGTGAGGAGCGGGACGGGGGTGCCGGCTGCGCTGGTagcggcctggcctggcctgtcctgtcctgtcctgtcctgtcctgtcctgtcctgtcctgtccgcGGCCGGGCCATGGCGGGCCCGCGGCTGGAGCCCGAGCTGGCCAGGCAGCTCTTCTTCGAGGGCGCCGCGGTCGCGGTGCTGGGTGTGCCCGAGGGCACCGAGTTCGGCATCGACTACAGCAGCTGGGCCGTGGGCCCCAGGTTCCGCGGCGTCAAGATGATCCCGCCGGGCGTCCACTTCCTGTACTgcagcgcggggcgggcggccggcgggcgggagGTGGGCCCGCGTACTGGCTTCTTCCTCAGCCTGCAGCGGCGGGAGGTGCGGGTGCTGCGGTGGGACGCCGCCAGCGAGGCGGTGGGCCTGGCGCCCCCGGCCGCGGGGGAGGCCGAGGCCTTCAGAGAGAACCTGCAGGAGATGGACCAGTTCCTCGGGCCCTATCCCTACGAGACCCTGAAGAAGTGGGTCTCCCTCACCAGCTTCATCAGCGAAGCGGCGATGAAGAAGCTGCAGCCGGAGAGCGGGCAGATCTGCGCCTTCTCGGAGGTGCTGCCGGTCGCGGCCGGGAGGCACACCAGAGACCGGGCGGAGCAGCGCTTGCCCCCCTTCGACGCCGAGTGCCGGAGCTACGCCGAAGGCATGGCGCGGCTGCCCCAGATGAAGCCGAAAGCCGGCACCGAGATCAGGTTCACGGAGCTGCCGAAGCAGATGTACCCCGATGGTGCTACTCCGGAGGAGATAACCAGGCACAGCATGGACCTCAGCTACGCTCTAGAGAAGGTGATTAACCAGCAATATGCCAGCCAGCCTCTGGATCTGCTTGGTGAGTACCGCATATCGCCCAGGGGAGTCCTCGGGTGCTTTGGGAGAATAAAGTAATTTCTCTGTAAAAGGAGAGCCCCGGGATGAAACCTGCGCCTGTTCTGTGGGCCCTGTTCCCTGGCACCCTGAGGCATCTCTCTTAATTGCAGGATAGAACTTTGTGGAGTTTTTAGCAGCTATAGGGCCTGTTCCAGTTGCACTGGTGTGAGGACGTGGTGATTGGTGTCCGGAGCTGCCAGCCTGCCACGTTTGCCTCTCTTGCTCCTGGGTGCTGCGCTTGGAGCCCAGATTGCCTCAAATTAAGTCAAAAGCAGCAATTGCAGGTGGCCGCGAGCTGCATCTCGTGCAAAGGGGGCCTGTCATCTGGCACCAGCCTGGCAATTTGCCTGTTAAGTGAACTTCTGAGGACGGAGCTTACAGGGTCCTGGGAGTATTGAATGGGGCTAAGCATCGTAATTTTCAGACTCTTGTTCCTGTTTCGCTGGTGAGGTGGTATCAGGTCTCCCAGCAGGCTCTTCCCAAGGCAGTAGCTGGTCCCCTCCCTGGCTGGAGTGGTGGCAGCTCTGCCGTGTGCTGCTGGCGACTCTCTGTGGCAGCATTTGGGGtttgccagccctgctgcacagtGAGGGCTGTGGCTCCCAGTCGCAGGGTCTTAATTACTTGCTAGCCTTTTTTGACAACTTGTGATATGAATAAATATCAAATCTGTGGGAGTCCTGAAGCGTGGTTTTGTTTCGTGGCAGGATGGAGGGAGGGCTTGGGAACCCAGCCAAGCTGGAGCCTCAAAGCTACTGAGGTTTGGAATAagcctttgtttttccc contains:
- the AAR2 gene encoding protein AAR2 homolog isoform X1, whose protein sequence is MAGPRLEPELARQLFFEGAAVAVLGVPEGTEFGIDYSSWAVGPRFRGVKMIPPGVHFLYCSAGRAAGGREVGPRTGFFLSLQRREVRVLRWDAASEAVGLAPPAAGEAEAFRENLQEMDQFLGPYPYETLKKWVSLTSFISEAAMKKLQPESGQICAFSEVLPVAAGRHTRDRAEQRLPPFDAECRSYAEGMARLPQMKPKAGTEIRFTELPKQMYPDGATPEEITRHSMDLSYALEKVINQQYASQPLDLLAELQFAFICFLIGNVYDAFEHWKRLLNILCRSEDAIGKYQDLYINLISVLYHQLSEIPADFFVDIISQDNFLTSTLQVFFSCTCSAAVDGTLRKKAEKFKAHLTKKFKWDFEAEPDDCAPVVVELPEGVQVD
- the AAR2 gene encoding protein AAR2 homolog isoform X2 yields the protein MAGPRLEPELARQLFFEGAAVAVLGVPEGTEFGIDYSSWAVGPRFRGVKMIPPGVHFLYCSAGRAAGGREVGPRTGFFLSLQRREVRVLRWDAASEAVGLAPPAAGEAEAFRENLQEMDQFLGPYPYETLKKWVSLTSFISEAAMKKLQPESGQICAFSEVLPVAAGRHTRDRAEQRLPPFDAECRSYAEGMARLPQMKPKAGTEIRFTELPKQMYPDGATPEEITRHSMDLSYALEKVINQQYASQPLDLLAELQFAFICFLIGNVYDAFEHWKRLLNILCRSEDAIGKYQDLYINLISVLYHQLSEIPADFFVDIISQDNFLTSTLQGCARTCWWYLELGEC